A single region of the Nocardioides sp. W7 genome encodes:
- a CDS encoding glycosyltransferase family 2 protein, whose product MSTETVAVVVVTYNRADLLEGMLAGLAALERTPDGIVVIDNASTDHTPEVLARATNPGLVVLRTAENLGGAGGFHLGVQIAHEKGFDRFWLMDDDVVPAPDCLSVLMATDEPCLAAVREDRSGRLVEKAALRFDLRNPLAVRPKTAMVETTYGERGRMPERVELENVAFEGFLVRREVIDRIGLPDPSYFIFYDDVDLAIRARRAGYRIWGVRDAVLVRQLDFDQQHDLSGWKGFYMYRNLFVVHFRYGENALVRLKPWLVAAVVVALSPLRGGRGEARNVIHAIRSARGMRGLPPSSVD is encoded by the coding sequence GTGAGCACCGAGACCGTCGCCGTCGTGGTCGTCACCTACAACCGGGCCGACCTGCTCGAAGGGATGCTCGCCGGCCTGGCCGCGCTGGAGCGCACCCCGGACGGCATCGTCGTCATCGACAACGCCAGCACCGACCACACTCCCGAGGTGCTGGCCCGCGCCACCAACCCGGGCCTGGTCGTGCTCCGCACCGCCGAGAACCTCGGCGGCGCCGGCGGCTTCCACCTCGGCGTCCAGATCGCCCACGAGAAGGGCTTCGACCGGTTCTGGCTGATGGACGACGACGTCGTCCCCGCCCCCGACTGCCTGAGCGTGCTGATGGCCACCGACGAGCCCTGCCTGGCGGCGGTCCGCGAGGACCGCTCCGGCCGCCTGGTCGAGAAGGCCGCGCTCCGCTTCGACCTGCGCAACCCGCTGGCCGTCCGGCCCAAGACCGCCATGGTCGAGACGACGTACGGCGAGCGCGGCCGGATGCCCGAGCGGGTCGAGCTCGAGAACGTCGCGTTCGAGGGCTTCCTGGTCCGCCGTGAGGTGATCGACCGGATCGGGCTGCCGGACCCGTCGTACTTCATCTTCTACGACGACGTGGACCTGGCCATCCGCGCGCGGCGGGCCGGCTACCGGATCTGGGGGGTCCGCGACGCGGTCCTGGTGCGCCAGCTGGACTTCGACCAACAGCACGACCTGTCGGGCTGGAAGGGGTTCTACATGTACCGCAACCTGTTCGTCGTGCACTTCCGGTACGGCGAGAACGCCCTGGTCCGACTCAAGCCCTGGCTGGTGGCGGCGGTCGTCGTGGCGCTCAGTCCGCTGCGCGGTGG
- a CDS encoding glycosyltransferase: protein MTAPTNDPRRVVAVVVTFNRRELLERLLTRLGEVDRLAEVLVVDNASTDGTGPWLAAYDDPRVQVRILPENRGGAGGFHAGLAWAMERGADLAWLMDDDGLPDPDCLALLLAEPDLDFWGPVVVDQDDPERLVFPIRLPGSASVAHRVADVERAARGGRLDGIVIPFNGVLVTRELVERIGLPRSEFFIWGDDHEYRLRAEAARARIATVPAARVRHPSVGELGTPMAFGRTTYNHTPSDLKHYCMARNNLVNLRTYRGWPHALAFVAKTLWFYTLTRPSAARLALSARGMYAGLRGDFTGHRKYLK from the coding sequence GTGACCGCGCCGACGAACGACCCCCGCCGCGTGGTCGCAGTCGTCGTGACGTTCAACCGGCGGGAGCTGCTGGAGCGGCTGCTGACCCGCCTGGGCGAGGTCGACCGGCTGGCGGAGGTGCTGGTCGTCGACAACGCCTCCACCGACGGCACCGGCCCGTGGCTAGCGGCGTACGACGACCCGCGCGTGCAGGTCCGGATCCTCCCCGAGAACCGCGGCGGCGCGGGCGGCTTCCACGCCGGCCTGGCCTGGGCGATGGAGCGCGGCGCCGACCTGGCCTGGCTGATGGACGACGACGGGCTGCCCGACCCCGACTGCCTGGCGCTGCTCCTGGCCGAGCCCGACCTGGACTTCTGGGGGCCGGTCGTCGTCGACCAGGACGACCCCGAGAGGTTGGTCTTCCCGATCCGGCTCCCGGGCTCGGCGAGCGTCGCCCACCGGGTGGCCGACGTCGAGCGCGCGGCGCGCGGCGGCCGGCTCGACGGCATCGTCATCCCGTTCAACGGCGTGCTGGTGACGCGCGAGCTCGTGGAGCGCATCGGCCTGCCCCGCTCCGAGTTCTTCATCTGGGGCGACGACCACGAGTACCGCCTGCGCGCCGAGGCGGCCCGGGCCCGCATCGCGACGGTCCCCGCCGCGCGGGTCCGCCACCCCAGCGTGGGCGAGCTCGGCACGCCGATGGCGTTCGGGCGCACGACGTACAACCACACCCCGAGCGACCTGAAGCACTACTGCATGGCGCGCAACAACCTCGTCAACCTGCGCACGTACCGCGGCTGGCCGCACGCGCTGGCCTTCGTCGCCAAGACGCTCTGGTTCTACACGCTCACCCGCCCGAGCGCGGCCCGTCTGGCGCTCAGCGCCCGTGGGATGTACGCCGGCCTGCGCGGCGACTTCACCGGACACCGGAAGTACCTCAAGTGA
- a CDS encoding M23 family metallopeptidase, which yields MRYFPSASRPRLSAAVLACALALGATAVPLAQAADDDLKGKQEKVEQQLDHAHDDLEHSSKQVRRAAARLEAAQAELDAAQGAYAVARGKLTAAQARDTELRAKLAEAEARLAEARADLTAGEQAVTDQRARFVDRVTGLYTEGDPRLLGLASILEANDPNDLLRRVQANDTMVAKEDSAYDELRSIEVLLRVRETQVESAQQAVAEQQAAAADHVETMQTLTAEAATARAQVAGLFDQARAARRDAGAAQRQDRLVLRQLKKREAKIKEQILEAARRAARRGGGFTGQSDGFLSSPVAGARVTSPFGYREHPIYHYWGLHDGTDFGAGCGTPLRAVADGTVMQAYWSSVYGNRLYVNVGRANGQFLTALYNHATRYTVGPGDRVRRGQVVGYVGSTGWSTGCHLHFTVLANGDAVNPMNWM from the coding sequence GTGCGCTACTTCCCCAGCGCCTCGCGCCCCCGCCTGTCCGCTGCCGTCCTGGCCTGCGCACTCGCTCTCGGCGCGACGGCCGTCCCGCTCGCTCAGGCCGCTGACGACGACCTCAAGGGCAAGCAGGAGAAGGTCGAGCAGCAGCTGGACCACGCCCACGACGACCTGGAGCACTCCAGCAAGCAGGTCCGCCGCGCCGCCGCCCGGCTCGAGGCCGCGCAGGCCGAGCTCGACGCCGCCCAGGGCGCGTACGCCGTCGCTCGCGGCAAGCTGACCGCCGCCCAGGCCCGCGACACCGAGCTGCGCGCCAAGCTGGCCGAGGCCGAGGCCCGCCTGGCCGAGGCGCGGGCCGACCTCACCGCGGGGGAGCAGGCGGTCACCGACCAGCGGGCCCGCTTCGTCGACCGGGTCACCGGCCTCTACACCGAGGGTGACCCGCGACTGCTGGGGCTCGCCTCGATCCTGGAGGCCAACGACCCCAACGACCTGCTCCGGCGGGTCCAGGCCAACGACACGATGGTCGCCAAGGAGGACTCGGCGTACGACGAGCTGCGCAGCATCGAGGTGCTGCTCCGGGTCCGCGAGACCCAGGTCGAGAGCGCGCAGCAGGCGGTCGCCGAGCAGCAGGCCGCCGCGGCCGACCACGTCGAGACGATGCAGACCCTCACCGCCGAGGCCGCGACTGCGCGCGCCCAGGTCGCCGGGCTGTTCGACCAGGCCCGCGCCGCCCGCCGCGATGCCGGGGCCGCCCAGCGGCAGGACCGTCTGGTGCTGCGCCAGCTGAAGAAGCGCGAGGCGAAGATCAAGGAGCAGATCCTCGAGGCGGCCCGCCGTGCGGCGCGTCGGGGCGGGGGCTTCACCGGGCAGAGTGACGGGTTCCTCAGCTCCCCGGTCGCCGGTGCCCGGGTGACCTCGCCGTTCGGCTACCGCGAGCACCCGATCTACCACTACTGGGGCCTGCACGACGGCACCGACTTCGGCGCCGGCTGCGGCACCCCGCTGCGCGCGGTCGCCGACGGCACCGTGATGCAGGCGTACTGGTCCTCGGTCTACGGCAACCGGCTCTACGTCAACGTCGGCCGTGCGAACGGACAGTTCCTCACGGCTCTCTACAACCACGCCACCCGCTACACCGTCGGCCCCGGCGACCGGGTCCGCCGCGGCCAGGTGGTCGGGTACGTCGGCTCGACCGGCTGGTCGACCGGCTGCCACCTGCACTTCACCGTGCTGGCCAACGGCGACGCCGTGAACCCGATGAACTGGATGTGA
- the ftsX gene encoding permease-like cell division protein FtsX translates to MQLRYVFTELGQGLRRNLSMHIAVVLTLFVSLSLVGAGVLLRDQARLVEDRFGNEFEIAVTLCRDNDRSNPACAAEADQAQIDAVQAVIDDSPEVESTRFETKEQAFEELKEMYDEDYLEGPNAAITADDMPQQIWITLKDPQRYEGVTSSVQGLDGVAGVNDQRELVEPMFDIIDTLRDGSLGVAIVLVVAALLLVANTIRLAAFARRKEIGIMRLVGASTVYITLPFLLEAVVIAAVSVLLAGGALAGLIHFGVEGRLADTLEFIPWISWSDATTAAIVIAILGPVLTLLPTLLLTRKYIKV, encoded by the coding sequence ATGCAGCTGCGCTACGTCTTCACCGAGCTCGGACAGGGGCTGCGCCGCAACCTGTCCATGCACATCGCCGTCGTCCTGACCCTGTTCGTCTCGCTGTCCCTGGTCGGCGCGGGCGTGCTGCTGCGCGACCAGGCCCGGCTGGTCGAGGACCGGTTCGGCAACGAGTTCGAGATCGCGGTCACGCTGTGCCGGGACAACGACCGGAGCAACCCGGCCTGCGCGGCCGAGGCCGACCAGGCCCAGATCGACGCGGTCCAGGCCGTCATCGACGACAGCCCCGAGGTCGAGAGCACCCGCTTCGAGACCAAGGAGCAGGCGTTCGAGGAGCTCAAGGAGATGTACGACGAGGACTATCTCGAGGGTCCGAACGCCGCCATCACCGCCGACGACATGCCGCAGCAGATCTGGATCACGCTGAAGGACCCACAGCGCTACGAGGGCGTCACCAGCTCGGTGCAGGGCCTCGACGGGGTCGCGGGCGTCAACGACCAGCGCGAGCTGGTGGAGCCGATGTTCGACATCATCGACACCCTGCGCGACGGCTCGCTCGGCGTCGCCATCGTCCTGGTGGTGGCCGCCCTGCTGCTCGTCGCCAACACGATCAGGCTCGCCGCGTTCGCCCGGCGCAAGGAGATCGGCATCATGCGCCTGGTCGGCGCCTCGACCGTCTACATCACCCTGCCGTTCCTGCTCGAGGCGGTGGTGATCGCCGCGGTCAGTGTGCTGCTGGCCGGTGGGGCGCTCGCCGGGCTGATCCACTTCGGGGTCGAGGGGCGACTGGCCGACACGCTGGAGTTCATCCCGTGGATCAGCTGGAGCGACGCGACCACCGCCGCGATCGTCATCGCGATCCTCGGGCCGGTGCTCACCCTGCTGCCGACACTCCTGCTGACCCGCAAATACATCAAAGTCTGA
- the ftsE gene encoding cell division ATP-binding protein FtsE, translating to MIRFEKVTKSYPGTGSPALDQVSVDVEKGEFVFLVGTSGSGKSTALRLVLREARPTSGRVYVAGKEINRLASWKVPRLRRQIGTVFQDFRLLQNKTVSENVAFALQVIGRSRADIRNLVPETLEMVGLDGKGDRMPDELSGGEQQRVAIARAFVNRPMILIADEPTGNLDPTTSVGIMKLLDRINRTGTTVVMATHDHGIVDQMRKRVVELDHGRVIRDQAQGVYGFQH from the coding sequence GTGATTCGCTTCGAGAAGGTCACCAAGTCCTACCCCGGCACGGGCAGCCCCGCGCTCGACCAGGTGTCGGTGGACGTGGAGAAGGGCGAGTTCGTCTTCCTCGTCGGCACCTCGGGATCCGGGAAGTCGACGGCCCTGCGGCTGGTGCTGCGCGAGGCGCGGCCCACGAGCGGCCGGGTCTACGTGGCCGGCAAGGAGATCAACCGGCTCGCCAGCTGGAAGGTGCCGCGGCTGCGCCGCCAGATCGGCACGGTCTTCCAGGACTTCCGGCTGCTGCAGAACAAGACGGTCAGCGAGAACGTCGCCTTCGCCCTGCAGGTGATCGGACGCTCGCGGGCCGACATCCGCAACCTGGTGCCCGAGACCCTGGAGATGGTCGGGCTCGACGGCAAGGGCGACCGGATGCCCGACGAGCTCTCCGGCGGCGAGCAGCAGCGGGTCGCGATCGCCCGGGCGTTCGTGAACCGGCCGATGATCCTGATCGCCGACGAGCCCACCGGCAACCTCGACCCGACCACCTCGGTCGGCATCATGAAGCTCCTCGACCGGATCAACCGCACCGGCACCACGGTCGTGATGGCCACCCACGACCACGGCATCGTCGACCAGATGCGCAAGCGCGTCGTGGAGCTCGACCACGGTCGGGTGATCCGCGACCAGGCCCAGGGCGTGTACGGCTTCCAGCACTGA